The DNA sequence CGCAGAAAGGCGCCCATGTCGAGATTTTCGGCGACGGTCAAGGAGGGAAAGATATGGCGGCCCTCCGGGACCTGGCAGATTCCCAAAGCTACAATGGCATCGGGGGTCCGGTCATGGATGGGCTTTCCCTCAAAGAGGACCTCGCCTCGCCGGGGCGGGACCAGTCCGGAAATGGACATGAGGGTCGTGCTCTTCCCTGCGCCGTTGGCGCCGATCAGGGTGATGATCTCCCCCGGATGGACCGAGATGCTGATGCCTTTGAGGGCCTGGATGTTTCCGTACCAGGTTTCGACCTGCCGCAGTTCCAGCATGGTTCAGATATCCTCCCCCAGGTAGGCCTTGATGACGTCGGGATTTTCCCGGATTTCCCGGGGCGTGCCTTCGGCGATCTTCTGTCCGTAATCGAGGACCGTGACCCGGTCGCAGAGGCTCATGACCAGCTTCATGTCATGCTCGATCAGGAGGATCGACAGTTGCTCCTCGTCCCGGATTTTCCGGATCAGGGCCTCAAGTTCCCGCGTTTCCTGGGGGTTCATCCCCGCGGCCGGTTCGTCCAGGAGGAGGAGAAAGGGCTCCGTCGCCAGGGCGCGGGCGATCTCCAGCCGCCGCTGCGCCCCGTAAGGCAGATTCTTGGCCGGCAGATTGACAGCGTCGGCCAGTCCCATCTTCTCCAGGATGGCATAACTGTGGCGGGCAATGTCCTGCTCTTCCTGGCGGGTTTTGGGCCCGCGGAGCACAGCGCCCAGGATGCCTGCGGAACTCCGGCAATGGCGGCCCAGCATGACGTTTTCCAGGACCGTCATGTTCTGGAAAAGCCGGATGTTCTGGAACGTCCGGGCCAGCCCCCGTTTCGTGACATCATGGACCTTGAGCCCGTTGATCCTCTCCCTCTTTTTGCCGGGAGGGGAAATAAAGATGTCTCCAGAGGATGGCCGGTAGAGCCCGGTGATGCAGTTGAAAAAGGTGGTCTTTCCCGCGCCGTTGGGGCCGATCAGGGCGACGATGTCCCCCCGGTTCACCGACAGCGCCGCGCCGTTGAGGGCCCTCAGGCCGCCGAAATCCATGGTCAGGTTCGTAACCTCCAGAACAGGGAAGGGCGGGACGGGAATCACGGCTTATCCCCCTTGTAGAGATAGGACCGCCGGATCGCGGGAATCATGCCCTGGGGACGGAACACCATCATCAGGACCATGGTGGCGCCGAAAAGGAGCATCCGGTAATTCTGGAAAGCCCGCAGATATTCCGGAAGAAGCATGAGCACCAAGGCTCCCAGAATCACGCCGGGGATGGAACCCATGCCTCCCAGCACGACGATGGAAAGAATCATGGCCGATTCGAGAAAGGTGAAGCTTGCCGGGTTGATGAAGGTGGTCTTGGCGGCCAGAACCACGCCGGCCATGCCCGCCCAGGTGGCCCCCAGGGCGAAGGCGGTCAACTTGGCCGTGGTCTTGTCGACCCCCATGGCCTCGCAGGCCAGTTCGTCCTCCCGGAGGGCGATCCAGGCCCGGCCGATGCGTGAATCCTGGAGGCGGTTCACCACGAAAATCGTCAAAATGCACAGGCCAATCATGAGGTAATAAATATAGACCGTAACCTGCTGGAGATTGAGGTCGATCCCGAACAAACCGGGGCGCGGGATGTTCGAGATGCCGCTGGGGCCAAAGGAAAAGGCATTCCAGTTTTCCAGGACGAGACGGATGATCTCCCCGAATCCCAAAGTGACGATGGCCAGATAATCCCCGCGCAGCCTGAGGACGGGAAACCCCAGGAGAATGCCGAACAGAGCGGCAAGCAGGGCGCCGATGGGCAGCGTAGCCCAGAAGCCCAGCCCGAAATGGACATGCAGGAGGGCGTAAGTGTAAGCGCCCACGGCACAGAAGGCGATGTAGCCCAGGTTGAGGAGCCCTGCGAGCCCCACGACGATGTTCAACCCGAGTCCGAGGACGATGTAGAGCAGGGCCGTCGTCAGGATGTTGGTCTGATAGCTGGGGAAAAGGAAGGGGAAGGCGAGGGCGAAGAGGCCGCCGGCAGCCAGAAGGGACCGCTTGATCCGGAGATCGTCCAGGACCCTGCGGGAAAAGGAGCGCAGCGAGGAGTCCTCCCCTTCGTCAGGCTTCCGGGCCGACGCCTGACGGGCCAGAAAGTATTGCCAGAGAAGGGACAGCACGAAACTGCCGATTCCCACGTAGAGCATGTTCTTCCACCGCCATTCCACGATGTGCTCGATCGTGTTCACCCGGATGACGAGAAGGGGAAAGGTAAGAAAGAGAAACCAGAAGGCGGTGAGCGCTGCTTTTTTGATCATGGCCTGCACCTTACACCTTGCGGATAGGAGAGCGCCCTAAAAGTCCCGAGGGACGGAAGATCAGAACGAGGACCAGCAGCAGGAATGCGAAGACGTCTTCGTAATCGCTGGAGACGTACCCGGTGGCGAAACTCTCCGTCCAGCCGAGGACGAGCCCGCCGAGGACGGCGCCCGGGATGCTGCCGATGCCGCCCAGCACGGCTGCGGTAAAGGCCTTGATCCCGGCGAGAAAGCCGATGTAGAAGTTGATCCGGCCGGTATGGGAGGCAATGAGGACGCCCCCGATCGCAGCCAGGGCGGAACCCAGGATGAAGGTGGTGGAAATCACCTGGTTCACGTTGACGCCGGTGAGCATGGCCATCGTCCGGTCCTGGGCGGTGGCGCGCATGGCCTTTCCCATCCGGGTGAACTTGATCAGCACGGTGAGAAGAACCATGACGATAGCCGTGGTGGCGATGATGAACAGCTCCGTCGAGCCGATGATATGGGCGTAGGGGGCCAGAAATTCAAACTGCGGCAAAAGGTTGGGGAAGGGGAGAAAATCGGAGGTCTGGGCGAGAAGGACGTAATTCTGAAGAAAGATGGACATCCCGATGGCGCTGATCAGGGGCGAAAGGCGCGGCGCCTGGCGCAGAGGCTTGTAGGCGATCTTCTCCACGGTAAACCCGTAAGCGGCAGCATAAACCACGGCGAAGATCGCGGCAAGAATCAGAACGGACACGCCCGAGAAGCCGTTGAGGGTCAGCACGCTGGCGACAATCAGGGCCGTGAAGGCTCCGATCATGTAAATCTCGCCATGGGCGAAATTGATCAGCTCGATGATTCCGTACACCATGGTGTAGCCGAGGGCGATCAGGGCGTAGATGCTGCCCCGGGTCAGGCCCCCGACCAGAAGCTCCAGAAAGTAATCCATTCGTACCTTTATTTGACCTCGGAGAATACCCCGTTTTTAACCTGGTACATGGCGAACCCCACGCCCACGGCCTCTCCCTTTTCGTCAAAATGAATCTTTCCCAGGGGGGTCTCCACCTCCTGGGAGCGCAGGGCCGCTTTGACCTTCTCATAATCCGGAGAGCCCGCCTTCTCGATGGCGTGAAGCAGCGCCTGGGTTGCGGCATAGGCGTTCAGGAAGAAGGCGCCTGGGTCGGAGCCGTAGGCCTTCTTATGGGCCTCCGTAGCGGCAATGGTCAGGGGGTTGGCGGAAGTGTCCCGAGGGCCGGTGGCGTAAACGCCTTCGGCAAAGGAGCCGGCCACCTTGATGAAGGTGATGTCCTTGACGCCGTCATCGGAGAGGAAGGGGGTTTTCATGCCTTTCTTGCGCATCTGCATGACGATGGAGGAAGCCTCTGGGTGATAGCCGCCGTAAATGACGGCATCGGCGTTGGCCCCCTTGATCTTCTGGACGACGGCCGAGTAGTCCACGGCGCCGGGGGTGACGCCTTCAAAGAGGACGACCTGGGCGGTGCCGGAAGTTTCGACAAACTTCTTGGCGTATTCCGCCAGCCCCTTGCCGTAATCGCCCTTGTCATGAAGAATGGCGATTCTGCGGGCGTTGAGGCGGTTGATGGCGAAATCCACTTCCATCTTTGCCTGGGCGTCATCGGGGGCGATGGTCCGGAAGAAATTGGGATACTGACCGCTCTGGGTCAGTTCCGGATTTGTAGCCGAGGGGGAGATGGCGACGATTCCGGCATCCTTGTAAATACCGATGGCAGCCTTTGTCGCTCCGCTGCAGATGTGCCCGATGACGGCATCAACCTTTGCCGAGACGAGCTTCGCTGCGGTATTGGCCGCCATTTCCGGTTTGCAGACGTCGTCTTCAACGATGAGCTCAACCTTTTTCCCCAGGATGCCGCCCTTGGCGTTGATGTCCTTGACCACCAGCTCCGCCGCCTTGACGGTGGGCAGCCCATAAGAGGCCAGATCACCGCTGTGCGCACCGGCAACGCCGATCCGAATGGTGTTTCCAGCAGCTCCTTTTTCTCCTCCGACCGGCGCCTTTCCCTTCTCCTTGCCGCAGCCGGCCAGAGTTACAAGGAATAACAGGATCAACAATCCCGAAAATAAAAGTCTCGAAGAAAAACGGTTTGCGAAACGCTTCATTTTGTCCTCCTGAGAGAGTGCCGATGAATTCATTATCTCGTTTGAATGACGGGATATTCCGAATTAAAAAATCCAACATTAATACTTAAAAAGTCGGGGGGAGTCAAGACGAAAACGAATCGTCAGGCGTCGGTGTCCCGGTGCTTTTTCCGGAAGACGATTCGAATGGGGACTTCGGTGAAGCCGAAGGCGTTCCGCAGGGAATTGATCAGGAAGCGTTCGTAGGAAAAGTGGATTTCTGAGGGCTTGGCGACAAAGAAGGCGAAGGTGGGAGGTTTGACGGCCACCTGGGTGACATAGTTGAAAGGATGCCCTTTTTTGGCGTACTGTGGCGGCGGATTCTGGGCGACGATCTCCGTCACCTTCCGGTTCAGCTCCCCCGTGCCGATTCGGGCCGTGTACTGCCGGTAGACCTCTTCCACCAGGGCGAAGATTTTTGTGACCCGCTGACCGCTCAGGGCGGAGACGAAGATCATGGGGGCGAAATCCATGAATTTCAGCCGATCCTGAATATCCTTGACGTAGCGGCCCACCGTGCTGTTGTCCTTGGCAATCCGGTCCCATTTGTTCACCACGAGGATGACCGCCCGGCCTTTTTCGAAGGCGAGCCCCGCAATCTTGGTGTCCTGGTCCGTGATGCCCTCTTCCGCATCGATGAGGAGCAGGGCGATTTCACAGCGGTCCAGGGTCTTCAGGGCTTGGACGACGCTGTATTTTTCGAGGTTGAGGCTGATACGGCTCTTTTTCCGGATGCCGGCCGTGTCAATGAGCAGATAGTTCCTGCCGTTGAAGGTAAAGGGGGTGTCGATGGCATCCCGGGTCGTGCCCGGTGTGGGGTTGGCGATGGTTCGTTCATAGCCTAGAATTTTGTTCAGCAGGGAGGATTTGCCCACGTTGGGTTTCCCGATCAGGGCGATCCGGATTCGCTCGCCCTCTTTTTCCTGTTCGCCTTCTTCGGGAGTTTTCTTTGCCGGAGGGAGATATTCCGCGAGGTCATCCATCAGCTCGTCGATGCCCAGGCCATGCTGCGCCGAAATGTCGTAGATCCGGGGCACTCCCAGGCGGTAGAATTCGGGCAGGAAGCCTTCATGGCGGGGTCCGTCCACCTTGTTGACGGCGTAAAAGACGGTCTTTCCCGCTTCTCTCAGCAGCCGGGAGATTTCCATGTCGGCGGGGGTGAGGCCATCCCGTCCATCCATCAGAAAGATGACGAGGTCTGCCTCCTCGATGGCCAGATGGGTCTGCTCGCGCATCTGAATGAGCAGCGTTTCCGTGGAGGCGGGTTCGAATCCACCCGTGTCGATCAGGGTATACCGGCGGCCGTACCAGGAACAATCCGCATAATTCCGGTCCCGCGTAGCGCCCGGCACATCGATGACGATCGCCTTGCTTTTCTGTGACAATCGGTTGAACAGCGTGGATTTTCCCACGTTGGGACGACCGACGATGGCAACGAACTGGTTTCTTTCCAAAAAAGTCTCCCTCTATATTGAAAACTGCAGACAGTCATCCCAAGGCCGCCGTGATTGAGATTATAAACAGGAAGTTCGCAAAGACGAGCTTCCGGCAAAAACGAACCGGACAGGAAGGGAAAACAGCGAATTCGAATGATTCCCTGCATTTTTGATCATTTGATAGGGGATATTTGTCACAACTTGCCGGACAGTTCAAGAAAAAAGATCGGCGCCGAAACGAGAAAGGGCAGGTCTTTGCTGACCTGCCCTGATCCGGAAACGTTTATGTGGTGCTCTGATTATCCGTTCTAATTAAAGCCGTCCCTCAGTCCATATCCTTGAAATCGTCGTCATCGAGAGGAAGCACCTGCTCCGGCTGGACAACCCGGGTTGTTCCGGCGGCGATTTCCGATTTGCCACGCCGGAGTGCCGGTACCGGAAGGGACTTGGTCGCACGAACGATCTTATCGCCGATCCCCCTGCGGACGGGACTTCCGGCAAAGGAAGCGGCATTTCCATCCTGACTGCCTTCAATGACGCCAACCAGATCCTGGACATAGGATTTCATCTGCATGGCCTGGGCGTTCAATTCCTCCGAGGCACTGGCCGATTCTTCCGCGGTTGCCGCCGACTGCTGGGTGACCTTGTCCATTTCCGCGATCGCGATATTGATCTGGGCGATGCCGTGGGCCTGTTCGTTGGAGGCGCTGGCGATTTCGCTCACCAGATTTTCAATTTTCGTGATGATCTCGACATTCTCTCTGAAGGCCTCCGTGGTTTCCTCGGTCAGATCGGTGCCGTTCTTTACGGCGTGGATGGTGTTTTCAATGAGGTTATTGGTGTTCTTGGCGGCCTCGGCGGACCGGAGGGCGAGATTCCTCACCTCTTCGGCGACAACGGCAAAACCGGCACCGGCTTCTCCGGCCCGGGCGGCTTCCACAGCGGCATTCAGGGCGAGCAGGTTGGTCTGAAATGCAATTTCATCAATGGTCTTGATAATTTTCGATGTTGCCTGGCTGGATTCGTTGATCTCGGCAATGGCCTTGCCCATGTCTTCCATCTGACAGCCGACTTTTTCCACAATGTGCTGCGCTTCGTCCACCATGGCCTTGGCCTGCTGGGCATGATCGGCATTCCGCTGGGTCATGGAGGACATCTCCTCCAGCGAGGAAGAGGTTTCTTCCAGGGAAGCAGCCTGTTCGGACGTCCCTTCCGCAAGGGACTGGCTTGAGGAAGAAACCTGGCTGGATGCGGCTGAGACCTGATCGGCGCCATCGGAGAGTCCTGCGACGACCTGGTTGATGGGGCGGGTGATCGTGACCGTAAGGAAAATCCCGAGTCCAACACCGAGAAGCGACCCCAGCCCGGTAATGATCCAGGCAATCCAGATGGCCTTCTTCGCCGCCGCCGCATTGGCATCGGCGATTGCCTTAGCCTCATCGATTTTCATCTTGGACATTTTGGTCAGGGCGGTCCTGATTTTAAGACCGCGCGCTGCGTTTTCACCCTGCATATCGGCCAGGGCTTCATCCTTTTTGCCTTCCTTGATCAGCGTCATGCTTCTTTCCAGCGCCGGGGCCCAGGATGTACGGGTCGCCATGACTTCATCGTATTCCTTTTTCAATTCACCGCCCTTCACCGATTTGCCGAATTCCAGGAGGGCGGCCTCGTTTTTCTGCAACAGTTCATGGAGTTTGTCCGCGAGGCTGCTGACATCCTTATCGTACATGAATTTCTGCATCATCGCGAATCGGAGGGTTCCTGCCATCTCCTGCTGCGTAATGGCTGCCGTGCTGATATCACCCAGCGGGGCGGTATTGTGCTTATACATCTCCGTGTTCGCCTTGCTGATGGCAGATATCCGGGTTGTCCCCAGCAGACCGACCGTAAGGGTGATGAAAGTAACCAGCAAAAAAGCTCCAATTAACTTGACGCTCAACTTCACATTCTTCATGAATCCTTCTCTCCTTTGACGCGTATTGTAATACCCTGTGAAAGAAACCCTCCAGCTTTACGATCGCAGAGGAATGGCCGTGGGATTCTTTTCGGCGGGGTCAAAATTTTTTTCATCTGTGTCATGAAACAGTCAGCGCCGCCATTTCGTCGGCGCTCAGGACGGCATCGATATCCAGCAGGATTTTAACCGTATTCGCCGATTTGGCCATCCCGAGGATATAGTTGGTGTCCATGGATATACCGAAACTCGGCGCAGGTTCAATTTCAGCAGCGTGGATATTCAGGACTTCGGAGACGGAGTCCACGACGATGCCGATCGGGATGGTTCGTGTTATCCCCGTTACTTCGACAACAATAATGCAGGTTCGGTCCGTGTAGTCCCGTTCCTCGAGCTGGAAGCGGTTTCTCAGGTCGATGACCGGGATCACTTTCCCTCGGAGGTTGATGACCCCTTTGACATGCGGCGGGGTTTGGGGGACCATGGTAACAGGCATCATACCGATAATTTCCTTAACCTTGATGATACTGATGCCGTACTCCTCGTCAGCCAGCGTGAAGGTCAGATACTTGCCCTCGACATCCGTCATTGACGCTTCGATTTCCGCCAACATCGTGCCCTGTTCTGTCATTTACTTTTTTCTCCTCTATCTTGTTTTTTCGCTGTTAAGCCATCGTGGCGTTAACGCCCTGGTTTGAAATCGATAATCAGACCGGTTTCCATGAACGCTCCGGTCCGTGATCTTTTTTAATTATGAATTAAATTCAAATGTATTGGCGGGATGACCAGGATAAGGGCATTCCCACTGAACAAAACGCCTTGTGTCAGGCATAAAATGTACCATCGGCGTTTTTGGGAAATATGAATGCAGCTCAATATTGGGGTTGCGGAGAAGGGGAAGGGGGTAAGGAGAAAGGATGATTATTTTTTTATTCCGACGATAATCCGGGAAACCAGGCAAATCAAGAGAACGGACAGCATCAGACTGAAGAAGAGGACCATGCTCTGTCCCATGTTCAGGAAGTGACAGGAGGGGATCAGATACCAGCCGTCACTGTAGAGGTCTGTAAGATATTTCTGCAGCGGACTTAAAACAGCGCCCGCAGGAACAATCGGATAGTCGATTCCGCAGTCTCCCGTGGGAAGAAAGACGTTGGGGAACCATTCATGGAGAGGCAGGTGAAAGGGGAAGGCCGGTGTGGTGCTGCAGCCTTCAACACCGAAAGGGTCGTCGCTGGAATAGGCCCTGCCGATCCGGATCAGCGTCAGGGAGTACGCGATCCCCTTTGCCGCGCCGTAGACAGCCACCCCATAGGCGACAAGCTTCAGGGCGAGAGTCTTTGGATGAACTGTGCCGAAAAGACCGCCGATCACGAGACAGGCCATGGCAAAACGGATGTAGACGCACAATTCGCAGGGCCTCATGAAGAGCCACTTCTGAAAGATCGAATAAGCCGCCAGCTCAAGCCCGAGGCCGATCACCGCCAGTAAAATCCACGGGACCCGGCTGTCCTGGAAGGCCGCAATTTTCTCGATCCATTTCATCATGCCTTCTTGCTCCCCAGAGGCCTGTTTTTTCATAACGGCTACTTTGCCATAAGCTCCTTGATTTTGGCGACCATATCCTCCAGAGATCGAAGGTTTTTCGTAAAGAGCAGATATTTTCCCTTCACGACAAAGGCAGGGATGCCCCGGACCTTGGCAATTTCATAGGCGCCGTCCCAATCCTTCAGCCGCGCCTGAGTGGCGGGCTCTTTCAGGAGCCTTTGAAATTCCGCGCTGGAAATCCCGGCAGCATCCAGGCCTGTCTGCAGAAAGGCATCCGGCCCCTTGTCCCATCTTTCGCGGGCGTCATGATAGGCTTTGTAGTAAGCCAATTTGGCTTTTTTAAAGGAAGCCCTCTCGTCGAAAAGATTCAACCCGGCCTTCGAGTCTTTCGAAATCAGCGCTGCGAAAAGCTCGCTTGCCTGGACGCCGTATCGGCCCCTGGTTTTAAGATGCCAAGGGGATAATCGGATGCCGTCTCCAGCCAGAATCTTATCCAATTTGGGGGTCACGGTCTTGTCGTACTTGTAGCAGAAGATGCAGTCGTAACTGAAAACTTCCATCACGGTATTGCCCATGTTGGGAATGGGCTTTGCCAAGGTCACATAGTAAATATTCTCTTGAACGGCCGCGTGCAGGACCGGGGAAAAAAAGGAAAAAGCAAGAACAAGAGACAATGCCAGGAATAACGCCACAGATCCCTTTCTCATTTTTAAATTCTCCTCAACGATCCTTCCTTAAAACGGTTTATGCGGGGATTATTCGCTGTATCCGAATTCCCGGAGCATTCTGGGGTCTTTCGTCCAGTCTTTCCTCACCCGCACGAAAAGCTCCAGGTAGATCCTGGCGGCAAAGAACGTTTCCATCTCCAGCCGCGATTGCGTGCCGATTTCCTTCAGCATGGACCCTTTTTTGCCGATGAGGATCGCTTTCTGCGAATCTTTTTCCACATTGATCGTGGCCGAGATGCGGATGAGGTTTTTCGCCTCGTCCTCCTTGAAGGCATCGACGACGACGGCGGCGGAGTAGGGGATCTCCTTGTGGGTCAACAGCAGGATCTTTTCCCGGACAATTTCCGCGGCGACGAACCGCTCGCTGGAATCCGTCATCATGTCCTCCGGGAAATACCTGGGACCTTCCGGCAGGTATTTCCAGAGTTCGTCCAGGAGCAGGGGAATCCCGTCGCCCGTCAGGGCGGAAATCGGGATCATCTCGGCAAAGGGGTGCAGGTTGCGGTAGGCGTCCATCTGCGGCAGGAGCTGCTCCCTGCGGATCAGGTCGATCTTGTTGAGAATCAGAAATTTGGGGACCGAAGTCGCCTTCAGGGACTCAATAATGAGAAGGTCATCCGGCGTCGTCTCCTGCCCCCCTTCCACGACGAGTAGAAGAACATCGGAATCGGTAAAGGTTTCCCTGGCGGTGCGGACCATGAGCCGGTTAAGCGGGGTTCGGGCCGAATGGATCCCCGGCGTGTCCACAAAGATGAATTGGGCGTCTTCCCGATTGAATATCCCCACGATCCGGTTCCGGGTGGTCTGCGGTTTGGACGTGATGATGGCCAGCTTTTCGCCAAGGATGCCGTTGAGAAGCGTCGATTTTCCTACATTGGGCCTGCCGATGATTCCGATGAAGCCGGATTTGAACATGGTGGAATGTCCTCCTGATTTATTGGTTCATAACATGGAAGCGACCGGCGCTGCAACCGGAACGAAACGGCAGGAAGAAGATCCGCCGGGGATCAGGCTTGACGAATGGTTCCGGTGGATGTACAAAAACTTTTTATTCGACCTGAAGACAGAATCAGGTCATTTTTCTTTGGAGGATTTATAGATGCTGGAAAAGAGGAGGCTATTTGCAGGGTTTCTTTTGATGGCGGTCTTGCTGATGGGACTTTGCGCCTGTGAACAGCGGGAAAAGCAGCAGGCCGTCGACAAGGCCGGAATCCGGGTTTATTTCAGTCCAAATGGGGGATGTACCGAGGCGATCGTTCAGGAACTGGATCGAGCGACCTCGGAAATCAAGGTGCAGGCCTATTCCTTTACATCCCGGCCCATCGCCAAAGCCCTGGTGGATGCCCAGAAACGGGGCGTGAAGGTCGATGTCATCCTGGATAAGTCCAACGCGACGGCCAAATACAGCGCCGCTGATTTTACGGCGCATGCGGGCATTCCGACATTCATTGACGATCAGCACGCCATTGCGCACAACAAGATCCTCGTCATCGATCAACAGACGGTGATTACGGGGAGTTTCAACTTTACAAAAGCCGCCGAGGAGAGGAACGCGGAAAACCTGCTGATCATCCGCGACCGGGCGATCGCGGCGCTGTATCTGAAAAACTGGGAGAATCACAAAGCCCATTCACAGGTTTACTCGAGAGCATCCAGCCCTTCATGAGAGAACAGGGTGGAGGCCGGTGCGATGCATTGAGACGGTTCGGCCTCCATTCTGCAGCGTCAGCCACCCCCGCGGGTAATCCGGTCTGCCGTCGAGACGGATCGCTTCCGGTCGAAATCGTTCGGTGAGAAAATCAAGATTTTCGTTTTTCTGTCCCCGGAAGTCGGAAAGATCCCGCGGCGAGATAAGAAACGTCACGGTCCGCCCTTCCGGCGAAATTGCGGAAAGCAGGGCCGAGGCCATCTCCCGGAAGATCGCGGCATCGACGAGAGACCGGAAGGCCGGGTGAAAGGGACCGGCGACGACATTTCCCGGCGCTTCCATTTCAGGCGTGGTCTGCAGGCCGATCCGGATGACCGGGATTCCTGCCTTTTCCAGGCGGAGCAGGGCATACCGGGACAATTGGACGGCTTCGGAAAGGGACAGCGGCGAATATCGGCCTTCAGCGTAAAGACTCTCCAGGACCGTGTCCCGGAAGACCAGGGTTGGATGGAGGCGGACCGTATCCGGCTGAAGGGCGATGGTCCGTTCGATGGTAGAAACAAAGGACTGCGGCGTATCGCCCGGAAGTCCCGCCATGAGATGGAGGCCGACTTCGAACCCTTTCCGGCGCAGCCGTTCTACGGCGGAAAAGACATCTTCCACGGTATGGCCCCGCCGGGACCGGTGGAGGACCTCCTCCACGAGAGACTGGGCGCCAATTTCCACCGTCTTCACGCCATGGCTGCGCAGGAGATCGAGGCGATTTTCATCGATCTCATCCGGTCTCGTGGAGATCCGGATGCCGTCGACTTGCCCATTCCGCAGAAAAGGCCGGACCATTTGCAGCAGACGCAGCTGTTTTTCCTCCGCCATTCCGGTGAAGGTTCCCCCGTAGAAGGCGATTTGAACCGGGCGATCGTCCGGTTTGAAATGGGCGAAATAAAGCACCATGGTCTTTTGCACCGTCTCTTCGGAAATCTCAGCGGTCGACAGGCCCGTCGCAATTTTTTCGTTGCAGAAGATGCAGCGTTGACGGCATCCCAGATAGGGAAGAAAAATCGGAAGAATCCGGGGCGTGGC is a window from the Syntrophus gentianae genome containing:
- the era gene encoding GTPase Era; this encodes MFKSGFIGIIGRPNVGKSTLLNGILGEKLAIITSKPQTTRNRIVGIFNREDAQFIFVDTPGIHSARTPLNRLMVRTARETFTDSDVLLLVVEGGQETTPDDLLIIESLKATSVPKFLILNKIDLIRREQLLPQMDAYRNLHPFAEMIPISALTGDGIPLLLDELWKYLPEGPRYFPEDMMTDSSERFVAAEIVREKILLLTHKEIPYSAAVVVDAFKEDEAKNLIRISATINVEKDSQKAILIGKKGSMLKEIGTQSRLEMETFFAARIYLELFVRVRKDWTKDPRMLREFGYSE
- a CDS encoding thiol:disulfide interchange protein DsbA/DsbL; translated protein: MRKGSVALFLALSLVLAFSFFSPVLHAAVQENIYYVTLAKPIPNMGNTVMEVFSYDCIFCYKYDKTVTPKLDKILAGDGIRLSPWHLKTRGRYGVQASELFAALISKDSKAGLNLFDERASFKKAKLAYYKAYHDARERWDKGPDAFLQTGLDAAGISSAEFQRLLKEPATQARLKDWDGAYEIAKVRGIPAFVVKGKYLLFTKNLRSLEDMVAKIKELMAK
- a CDS encoding elongator complex protein 3, which encodes MKRADPFPATPRILPIFLPYLGCRQRCIFCNEKIATGLSTAEISEETVQKTMVLYFAHFKPDDRPVQIAFYGGTFTGMAEEKQLRLLQMVRPFLRNGQVDGIRISTRPDEIDENRLDLLRSHGVKTVEIGAQSLVEEVLHRSRRGHTVEDVFSAVERLRRKGFEVGLHLMAGLPGDTPQSFVSTIERTIALQPDTVRLHPTLVFRDTVLESLYAEGRYSPLSLSEAVQLSRYALLRLEKAGIPVIRIGLQTTPEMEAPGNVVAGPFHPAFRSLVDAAIFREMASALLSAISPEGRTVTFLISPRDLSDFRGQKNENLDFLTERFRPEAIRLDGRPDYPRGWLTLQNGGRTVSMHRTGLHPVLS
- a CDS encoding phospholipase D family nuclease codes for the protein MLEKRRLFAGFLLMAVLLMGLCACEQREKQQAVDKAGIRVYFSPNGGCTEAIVQELDRATSEIKVQAYSFTSRPIAKALVDAQKRGVKVDVILDKSNATAKYSAADFTAHAGIPTFIDDQHAIAHNKILVIDQQTVITGSFNFTKAAEERNAENLLIIRDRAIAALYLKNWENHKAHSQVYSRASSPS